GGATCACATGACCACAAGCGATATTCAATGACCACAAAGGAACTGCATTGTCTGAAGCATGAAATCTGCAACATAATCATTATACTGTcctttgtgtatgttttgtgtggGTGGGCGATGTGGTAAGATTGTGTGTAAGATTTACAGTTAAAAACATAATGTTTGTAATATGTTTATGAATACTGAAAGTTCAGTAATGTGAATAGCTCAATCCaacaaatattcaaaataaatatttgaatatatttgaaaatatccTGAATTCCGTATAttgttttaatatgttttatatgcGATCATTTAgcactaaagaatccataacACAACAACTGACCAACACTATATGCTGATGTTCTTCCATATGTTTCTGCTTCTACATGAATGTTTTATACccaattaaagaaaataaaaaaagctatttcTCACCTATAGCCACATGAGCAGAAAGAACAGCCTGGTTCATGGTCAGAGCCCAGATGTGGAGGTTGTGCACAGCTTTCACACCCTTGATAGACAGCAGCCTTTCTCTCACCTCCCTGTAGTCCATACCTGCCGGTGTGCctgcatgagaaaaaaaaatcctaatattTGAGTGTTACGATCACATGTATAAATAATTCTTCATAATAAATATCATACATTAGTGTGACAAAGTAGACTAAATGACTGTTCAAATGAATCAGGATTATTAAGACTATTATTTAACTGAACTTAATTattaaagtaaacatttttaatctgaaattgtaataatttagtTCCATTTGTAGCTTTATAATAAAGCTCTGATTGCCTCACAAGGGAGAGTCATGGACATACCTTCCATTAATACTACCAGAATGTCCCTCATGACGGTGATTGTGGTGCCCAGGACAAACAGAGAGAACAGGAAGGTGCAGATAGGATCTGCAATCTTGTACTCTGGCTGTGAGGTATAAGGTTATCAGTCCATTAGAAACACATTCCCTTTAATTTAGCCTTTTGAATAGTTTGCTACATCAAAATTCAAGGCTTGCTTTAAAAGTAATTGTATACCCTCTTACCCTGAAGAAGATGATGAGTGCACTCACGAGGACACTGACGCTCTGCAAAAGATCTCCAATCACATGCACAAAGGCAGCTCTTACACTGGCATTTTCTTGTGTCTTCTTCATGTGCCCTTGGTTTTCAAGACTGTGGTAATTAGCACCATGGCTatgatttttcttctttccgtGGCTGTGGCCATGACCGTGAGTCCCAAGTCCACCGTGACTGTGACCATGACCTGACTGGTACAAGGTGAACGCCATTCTATGTGATTTAGGAAAAAGATATATAGGcaacatgaaagaaagaaacagggGTAGAGCGATATTTGGTTTATGCCTATTAGGAGAAGAATGGGACGTACATGATGTTGGCTAAGACAGCACAGCCGGAGGTGATGAGCATTACAGTGCCCTCAATCTCGAAATCATCACTGATGAGGCGTTCCACTGCCAGGTACACTAACACGCCAGTCACCAACCAGATTGTGAAGACAGACAAGAGAGCACCAAGGATCTCTGTGGATACACAAAATAGATTTAAGTACTCCAGGATAAACACGTTCAGTGATGATGACGACGATTACAATGACTTACCTGCACGATGCCAGCCatagttgagtgtgtgtgtagcaggtcTGGATGAGAGCCACAAAGAGCACAGGCTAATAATGAAACTAGTGAAATCCACCAGTAGGTGGGCAGCATCAGTCATCACTGCCAGACTGCCAGCAAAATACCCACCTGTTAATACAAATACCCAAACTTATAAAGCAGGCTAGCGCTTTGGATAATAAAATACACCAAATTATATGGTAGCCTATAaccattttctttaaaagacctaaaagagaaaaaatcaTACCCAAGATTTCTCCCACCATGAAGACCAGACAAACAGCTGAGACAATGTAGAGACGTTTTCTGGCCAGTTTTTTCTCCAGTTCCCGGTCCTCATAAGCATGACTACTGTCATGACAGTGCTTACTGTTGTTCTCTCCATTGCCCATACTATAAAAAACAGAGGAACAAACAACAGGCGAAGATAAATGACAGTATATTTAGCGTTTGAACGTAAACTCTTTAGGCTAAAGGAATATAGATATATTAGACCAATACCTCacaaattatttatacatttgcacaacatttacacaacacagTTGGCTATATTTCTTGCAGTACTCACATGCAATATTCAGTACAGTTTTCCccagaggaagaaaagagaagaaagagaggatTTTCAAGGATGCAGACTAGCCAGATAAACTGATTATATTATAGAACAATAAGTCAGTGATGCACTTGACTAAAGAAAATTAAGACAGGGTCAGTATTGTGTTTCTTTCAATCACCGACATGTCATTCATTTTAAACTGTGGCTTGTTGTCGGCCACTTCAttttcttcagtaaaaagtttTTCATAGTATGAATTGGTACCCGCATTCTAATTATTAGCACCGAGGcaaagttatttattattaactagTGCCTACTTGCTTGAAGTGTCTGCAGTCAGTCTCAGAACAGCCGAATAGTCATAATGTGTAAACAGCTATTACATTaaggaacaaaatgaaataGTCTCAAGGCCAAAAAAGTCTCCTGTTTAAACTTAGTGCCGTCAGAGCTCCAGACTAAACTAAACTGAACTCCAAGGTCCCTTTTTAATTCCAAATTAAAAACTGGAATGCAAACACAAACTCAGAGAACAGCAGTACGTGCAAGAAACAGATAATATTGCTacaagtataaaaataatatgaaaattaCAATGAAATACAATGACGATATAACCCATATTCATAGGTTTATCTGTAAAAACGTAGttttttgtatactgtataggctttaaataaaagcacaaagTAAATAATTGTGTTTCTTGTCTAGTGTTATTGAAAGGATCAGGGTTTTTCAGACCACAGACTTCTACCGAAATGCCTCGATTTGTGCCTGTTGatcaatgtattattttatatatagtgaTAACTATAGTAATAACTTGTCTAAAATTGTAGATCGAGTCATCTTGTGATCAAATACACGCTATTAACAATGTCAGATCCACTTATCTTGATTTTTTCATCTTAGATTTTAGATTATTGAACCTGGGTTTAGAATACTGAATGCTCAGTATTTGTGTACTTACTTATTATTTCTGTAATTCAGTCTGATCAAACACAGAAGTAGTGTAGCGACTGGGTGATATTATAGGATGTTGTATGCATGGAAATCAGTATAAATGACCAGTAATCTTATTAATACTGAAACTTTAGGTGAATTGTTCTCCTCAATGTCTGCATTTACTGATGTTTATTCAATATCTGATCATCAGTGATAATTTACTATTAGTAGTTGATTGAGAAACAGGATGCATGGATGGAATGGGATGGAACAGGGTTTAACTCACTTCCCTATTTCACCTGTCTGAAAAACAGGAATTAATGATCAGACACCTTGCTTTATTTTAAGATATATCGCCACCACTACCACCTTCCACATGACATGGAtgactgtgtctgtgtctctctctctctctctctctctctctctttctctctctcagactggaggtgTGCAAATATCCTATAAAAATAGGCCTTTTTTTGACACCCAGAAGGTTTCGGTCATAATTTCAGCTACTCTGCCTGTATCaattatgaaaagtaaaaaaaaaaaaaaaaattttgagtTGAAGGATAGAAAAACAGCTCCAAAATTCAACACACACTCAAGAATAAAAGGTTAGACCTTTAAAaggattttaataaatatttaggtTGTGTCAGTCTCGGTAAACACTTCAATTCCCTGAAGACCAACACAGAGAATGAAAAGGAGTTTCTTGTGGCCTTCTGGGCCACAAACCAAGAAAACACCAAGTCTAGAAACTTTTCTGCACAAACACCTGAAcgttaatattaaaatattaaaacacacacacacacacacacacacacacacacacacacacacacacacacacacacacacacatatatatatatatatatatatatatatatatatatatatatatatatatatatatatatacatatacatatatacacatacatatatatttatatatatatatatatatatatatatatatatatatatatatataaatatatatatatatatgtatgtatatatttatatatatatatatatatatatatatatatatatatatatatatatatatatatgtatgtgtatatatatatatatatatatatacacatatatatatttatatatatacatacatacatatatatacatatatatatatatatatatatatatatatatatatatacatatatacatacacacacacacacacacacacacacacacacacacacacacacacacaagtttaaactgatttaatcacAGATATAATGAAAATCAGTCTTATGAATAAGATTGTTAAACAGAATCTATTTTCTTCTACtaatgataaaagaaaaaagaaaataagattcTATATTTTAATGAGTTGCCCAATAATCTCaggtttatctgtaataaagtTGTTTTTCTGTATACTGCGGTTCAGTTCCTACTGGGTATGTTTGATCATGTGAccaataaaaatatcaaattgAATTTCAAagtaccacaaaaaaaaacctttgttgTCACCAATGAGGTTCTTTTGGGGCACTTTGAAATTCAAAGTTAATTAACATGAAGTTCTAAAATGTGACATTTAAgttaaaacagaaacaaattaatatccttctcaaaaaagttggtTCAGGCAAGAACACAAGTGATATCAGATCACATGGAATTACAAGACTGACTCAAAATAAAATCCAAGccaaaattgtgtgtgtgtgtgtgtgtgtgtgtgtgtgtgtgtgtgtgtgtgtgtttaaacttaACCCACCACATGACTAGCTGCCCTCTTTCTTGAGGTGATGGAGGCGTTTTGTTTGcacacagccaaaaaaaaaagactcgtGTGTAAAACCCCTGAAGCCCCCAAACCTCCTCTCCAATCAGTACAATCAGTGAAACTAAACTCTGTGTTAATTCACCAAATAAACAAGTTTTTCGGATAGAAACTAAAACAGATCAAAGGCACCGATTTAGTTTAATTTAGATTTAATCcgaaataaaaaactttacctTTCCCGTGTTACAGTGTACATCTGGGCAGCCTTGTCTGTGAacaacagctctgtttcttcCTCGTTCTTCTTGATCATGATTAAAACTGAGATTTAGGCCTAGACCTCTGTTAGAGCAGTTTCTcaagaaagcaaaacaaacaaatttaagaaaatacaaGCTGAGAAGTTCTTCTGCTGAGAAGCGCATAcagcgtgtgtgcgtgtgcgtgtgcgtgtgaaTGCGCGAGTGTGTGCGCTCCGTCTGCAGCATCCTCAGTTATTGGGAGTGTGTAACCTCTGTGTGAAGCCGTGTGACCGTGTGAACCGTGTGCAACAAGTAATCAGGGtgctctcagcaccactgctctCAGAGTGCGGGGTGAAAAACCGCCCGCAAAAACACCCCCCACCTGATCTGATCACACGCtcgcgcacgcacgcgcgcacacgcgcCTGTGAATCTCATCTCAGCGGCGCGCATTCAACGCGTTCACAAAGTATTCCGATTTTTCTTATCACTCAGATTTAATGTTGCAACTTTCAGAAAATTCAGTATTTGCAGTTCCACACTTCTGATGATGCTTccatacacacaataataaactTGTGCTGGAAACTGCTAACAAAGTGGATAAACTGATAGATGACCACCAAGCCATGATAACTGTTCCATACTGCTGGTGGTAGTGTAGTGCTGCTGCGGAGAAGCGGCCTTCAATGATAGGTGTGACCAGTTCCTCATGACATATAGTAATGTGATCATATGATCTACAGCAACATACATAACAAAGAATTCACAGCACAGCTTTGGTTCAGTGCAGTAGTTCCCTTTAAACATTTGTACCCAATTTCTAccaaaaaaaattggatttgcATTTAGTTGGAGGTCAGTGAAAGTCACTCACCATCATTGAGATGTGCCTGTTAagacatggagaaaaaaaacaaaaagacaatgtttgtggattttatttaaacatgatactgtattataaattgttttttttttttttttaatgaacagatCCACCATTTTTCACATCTTCTTTAACCTTTCTTTATTTGGTTCAGGTACCCGAACATTTTTCGATGATAAAATGCACAGTGGCAAATAAGTTATAACACACAATCACTGACTGTTCTGCAGATCCAGATgatacaaatatacagtaaacacacacctgatgaACGCTCCAGCCAACAAACTCctgttaaaaataatatgtagagacattttttatttagggAAATACCGTTGGAGTGCACCTGTAATAAAAAGTTAACGATATTGAATTTTGATGGACAATTTCCGTATAGTTCTCAAGTCAATATTGAGCATTGATGAATGGAATTAAAACAAAAGTCAGGGAAAAAGAGACCCTTTGTAGACACAAtgcattaatgaatgaatgaatgaatgaatgaatgctttCATGAGCTTTTCTTCTATCTGTCATGTAACATAATGATCACAATAAAATGACTCAAATGGTTAAAATAACCATAATGAATGGTTTTCATGCATCATTAGAGCAATAATGTTGATTGAGTACTGAACTTAAAAATGCAATCCACCCCTAGCAGTATTTTGAGAGAAATTGTCAACTACAGCACTTGGCGATTTCTCATATCTTTCGGACCTGAACCATCTTTCAGtatttctataataaaataCTGCAGTTAATTATAAGATACTGCaatgattatttgtttttttcacaagcTATATCTATCCTCCAGTGAAttcactacaattcactacatatatacaaaaatagtAACACAGCAAGTCTCAAGTACTAGTGGGCAGTTCTAGCAGTCAGGGATTTGAAAAGCCTAAGAGAACTCTATTGGCTATTGTACAGGTGATCAGTTCAGGTagttcaaaacaaaacaattgtaGGGCAGAAAAGTGACAGAGACCAAAAAGAAGGCATGCCACTAAATCACGATGGAGAGTTTTCTGTGCAAAGCCTCTACTCAAGGCTAAAAGAAGGTGACAATGTACCAGTGAGTTTTTAAAACATGGCTTAGgtaacatttggagagaaaaaaaaaaaaaaaaaaaattccaaacgATGTTGAGTCAAAGCTTCAAGGAGGTCAAGCCACTTCTTAAAAACCTATTTCTATTTCAGGACACATCCACATACTGATAGTATGATGGGTGATAGACAACAAAATCAAGTAGCAGGAACAAGCTCAAGactaagattaaaaaaaaaaaaaacgggcaCAGCAGTCCACCTCAGTCAGAAGGGCTATAGAGATCACCAGAGGAGGGCAGGCGTACATGGCCACCCGTTACGTTAGGAAGCCGTGAAAGATCTGGGAGGTTGTTGAGGCGTGATCGGAGCTCCTTCCGCACCTGGGTGACTCGTGCCAGCTTGTGCTTATACTCCTGGAATACATACAACAAACATGCTCATTAGAGACtataaatgtagtgtgtgtgtcagatgaTTAACACGCACT
This genomic interval from Silurus meridionalis isolate SWU-2019-XX chromosome 22, ASM1480568v1, whole genome shotgun sequence contains the following:
- the slc30a8 gene encoding zinc transporter 4 isoform X2 encodes the protein MSVFSESALEKKLAELSNSQQSVQTLSLWLIHHRKHSKTIVKVWYNELKKAQVSRKLTFLYLANDVIQNSKRKGPEFTLDFAPVIVDAFKHVSSEGEEGGKKHLERVLSIWQERAVYEIDLLDKLSVVLHGEKKAKKRPYEEIKAKDIDFASQSSPAKPPQTADLIRALQELENAASSDSALRQRITALPPEVQDSSLLHRITDKESGERLSRLVEEACMLLADYSGRLAAEIDDRRQLTRLLALFLQSQRDGLAKNEQKLEEYKHKLARVTQVRKELRSRLNNLPDLSRLPNVTGGHVRLPSSGDLYSPSDCMGNGENNSKHCHDSSHAYEDRELEKKLARKRLYIVSAVCLVFMVGEILGGYFAGSLAVMTDAAHLLVDFTSFIISLCSLWLSSRPATHTLNYGWHRAEILGALLSVFTIWLVTGVLVYLAVERLISDDFEIEGTVMLITSGCAVLANIIMAFTLYQSGHGHSHGGLGTHGHGHSHGKKKNHSHGANYHSLENQGHMKKTQENASVRAAFVHVIGDLLQSVSVLVSALIIFFRPEYKIADPICTFLFSLFVLGTTITVMRDILVVLMEGTPAGMDYREVRERLLSIKGVKAVHNLHIWALTMNQAVLSAHVAIDDTAEPQVVLKEMTRYCFTAYSFHSVTIQLEQQSDQRPDCSLCQDPKH
- the slc30a8 gene encoding zinc transporter 8 isoform X1, producing MIKKNEEETELLFTDKAAQMYTVTRESMGNGENNSKHCHDSSHAYEDRELEKKLARKRLYIVSAVCLVFMVGEILGGYFAGSLAVMTDAAHLLVDFTSFIISLCSLWLSSRPATHTLNYGWHRAEILGALLSVFTIWLVTGVLVYLAVERLISDDFEIEGTVMLITSGCAVLANIIMAFTLYQSGHGHSHGGLGTHGHGHSHGKKKNHSHGANYHSLENQGHMKKTQENASVRAAFVHVIGDLLQSVSVLVSALIIFFRPEYKIADPICTFLFSLFVLGTTITVMRDILVVLMEGTPAGMDYREVRERLLSIKGVKAVHNLHIWALTMNQAVLSAHVAIDDTAEPQVVLKEMTRYCFTAYSFHSVTIQLEQQSDQRPDCSLCQDPKH